A single Mustelus asterias chromosome 4, sMusAst1.hap1.1, whole genome shotgun sequence DNA region contains:
- the LOC144492531 gene encoding uncharacterized protein LOC144492531 isoform X3 — MAPPQGQGVQVGPAPQSPQGRTGPPPYSEPPPALPSASTAHGIRLYPDIDSPVSHHTRSKVAEGSKVAPPNALKSSEDEEEKDEVLDSVLTAPMVEVAGPNGAPVLVHRPWTMKDIGCAYEQLPDPRETGGQKFAEEVRRFCLEFRPASQEMRRLLGRKLGADISKIRYNRLNENVQARQVQQDHDDNVPYNTFVTGLVDACQTAFPVRMDMTKIAMCKQRDGETMSQYLTRLTEIHNAHSGLTAPADMNAAEVTPYEAHLRNSFMNALHEDIAKIVRNTCIKWDTGKLNLIEQHAIHAEKLLVQEKAKRNKKREDQTQQAQLTMMQMVSQTSERGRGRGRARGRGRGRARGRGGRGRGRNDGCFTCGSKDHWARDCPTKEKKGPRDNGKEADGAD; from the coding sequence atGGCTCCTCCTCAGGGACAAGGGGTCCAAGTGGGTCCGGCCCCGCAATCGCCGCAAGGAAGGACGGGTCCACCGCCATACAGTGAACCGCCGCCCGCACTGCCCTCCGCTTCGACAGCGCATGGGATCCGACTCTACCCAGACATTGACTCCCCAGTGTCCCATCATACCCGAAGTAAGGTGGCTGAGGGATCTAAGGTCGCTCCTCCGAATGCCCTGAAATCGTCAGAGGAtgaagaagaaaaagatgaagtccTGGATAGTGTTCTTACAGCCCCAATGGTGGAAGTGGCAGGTCCCAACGGGGCGCCCGTACTCGTTCACCGACCATGGACGATGAAGGACATTGGATGTGCCTATGAACAACTGCCAGATCCCCGAGAAACGGGGGGCCAAAAATTTGCAGAAGAAGTACGCAGGTTCTGTCTTGAGTTTCGCCCCGCCTCACAAGAAATGCGTCGCCTACTGGGCAGAAAGTTAGGAGCCGACATCTCTAAGATTAGATACAACAGGCTGAATGAAAATGTACAAGCCCGCCAGGTCCAGCAAGACCATGATGACAACGTGCCTTATAATACTTTTGTCACGGGGCTGGTGGATGCCTGCCAGACTGCTTTTCCGGTAAGAATGGACATGACAAAGATTGCCATGTGTAAGCAGCGTGATGGAGAAACTATGTCCCAGTATCTGACccgactcacagagatccacaaTGCTCACAGCGGACTTACAGCACCAGCTGACATGAATGCAGCTGAGGTAACCCCGTACGAGGCACACCTGCGGAACAGTTTTATGAATGCACTGCATGAGGACATTGCTAAGATTGTGAGAAACACATGCATCAAATGGGATACAGGAAAACTTAATTTGATTGAACAACATGCCATACATGCTGAGAAGTTGTTAGTGCAAGAAAAGGCAAAACGGAACAAAAAGAGGGAGGACCAAACTCAACAGGCACAGTTAACTATGATGCAAATGGTGTCACAGACTTCAGAAAGAGGAAGAGGTAGAGGACGGGCAAGAGGAAGAGGTAGAGGACGGGCAAGAGGAAGAGGAGGCCGAGGACGAGGAAGAAACGATGGGTGCTTCACATGTGGAAGTAAAGACCACTGGGCAAGAGATTGCCCAACAAAGGAAAAGAAAGGGCCACGAGATAATGGTAAGGAAGCTGATGGAGCTGACTGA
- the LOC144492531 gene encoding uncharacterized protein LOC144492531 isoform X2: protein MAPPQGQGVQVGPAPQSPQGRTGPPPYSEPPPALPSASTAHGIRLYPDIDSPVSHHTRSKVAEGSKVAPPNALKSSEDEEEKDEVLDSVLTAPMVEVAGPNGAPVLVHRPWTMKDIGCAYEQLPDPRETGGQKFAEEVRRFCLEFRPASQEMRRLLGRKLGADISKIRYNRLNENVQARQVQQDHDDNVPYNTFVTGLVDACQTAFPVRMDMTKIAMCKQRDGETMSQYLTRLTEIHNAHSGLTAPADMNAAEVTPYEAHLRNSFMNALHEDIAKIVRNTCIKWDTGKLNLIEQHAIHAEKLLVQEKAKRNKKREDQTQQAQLTMMQMVSQTSERGRGRGRARGRGRGRARGRGGRGRGRNDGCFTCGSKDHWARDCPTKEKKGPRDNDHWEKKELEEK from the coding sequence atGGCTCCTCCTCAGGGACAAGGGGTCCAAGTGGGTCCGGCCCCGCAATCGCCGCAAGGAAGGACGGGTCCACCGCCATACAGTGAACCGCCGCCCGCACTGCCCTCCGCTTCGACAGCGCATGGGATCCGACTCTACCCAGACATTGACTCCCCAGTGTCCCATCATACCCGAAGTAAGGTGGCTGAGGGATCTAAGGTCGCTCCTCCGAATGCCCTGAAATCGTCAGAGGAtgaagaagaaaaagatgaagtccTGGATAGTGTTCTTACAGCCCCAATGGTGGAAGTGGCAGGTCCCAACGGGGCGCCCGTACTCGTTCACCGACCATGGACGATGAAGGACATTGGATGTGCCTATGAACAACTGCCAGATCCCCGAGAAACGGGGGGCCAAAAATTTGCAGAAGAAGTACGCAGGTTCTGTCTTGAGTTTCGCCCCGCCTCACAAGAAATGCGTCGCCTACTGGGCAGAAAGTTAGGAGCCGACATCTCTAAGATTAGATACAACAGGCTGAATGAAAATGTACAAGCCCGCCAGGTCCAGCAAGACCATGATGACAACGTGCCTTATAATACTTTTGTCACGGGGCTGGTGGATGCCTGCCAGACTGCTTTTCCGGTAAGAATGGACATGACAAAGATTGCCATGTGTAAGCAGCGTGATGGAGAAACTATGTCCCAGTATCTGACccgactcacagagatccacaaTGCTCACAGCGGACTTACAGCACCAGCTGACATGAATGCAGCTGAGGTAACCCCGTACGAGGCACACCTGCGGAACAGTTTTATGAATGCACTGCATGAGGACATTGCTAAGATTGTGAGAAACACATGCATCAAATGGGATACAGGAAAACTTAATTTGATTGAACAACATGCCATACATGCTGAGAAGTTGTTAGTGCAAGAAAAGGCAAAACGGAACAAAAAGAGGGAGGACCAAACTCAACAGGCACAGTTAACTATGATGCAAATGGTGTCACAGACTTCAGAAAGAGGAAGAGGTAGAGGACGGGCAAGAGGAAGAGGTAGAGGACGGGCAAGAGGAAGAGGAGGCCGAGGACGAGGAAGAAACGATGGGTGCTTCACATGTGGAAGTAAAGACCACTGGGCAAGAGATTGCCCAACAAAGGAAAAGAAAGGGCCACGAGATAATG